The genomic region CAGGATTTACAGACCTCAATCCCAGGACCCTACAAAAATCCTGCAAAATCAAGAGTAACTGCATCTAGAGCAAACAGTAAGCAGTCTGCATTTGTGCAGTGTTAAGATGATAAAAAGCACTGTTTTACATTGCTGTAAAACTCCTAGGAGGCATAAAGACACCTGGCCCAAGGAGGTCAGCTAGTGTGGAAATACCTATTATCAAGTCTACAACCACTTTCATCACAAAGATATTTCTTTACGTACCCTTAAGcacttaatttattttggagTAAATGGTATGGGTCAGCTCATGGCAGCAGAGGTAACTTGACAGAAGTTAATTCCAGTCATTTTGTTCCTGTGTCACACATGACATGAACAGCATGGGTGCTGCCTTCCTAATAGGCGTAGCAAGAGAATAGCCCAACTGTAGCAAAAGCTACTCCAGTAGCAGCAACTTTACCTCTCAAGAGAGGTATCTACACTTAGGCCTAGTTTATCCTAGACAGACAGGAGAAGTACCAATTTTGCCTCTGCACACATGATCACAAGAAACAACACTATGGCCTTACTGAACCCTGCCTCAATAACCCTTTTCCATCTTTGCTTCCAACACCATTCCTCAAGTGATGCTGTTTTCCTCATACAAAGTTCTGCCTTACctgctgcattttttccagGTCAAGGCTGGGCCTGCTGACCTTATCCCCATATCCTTGTCGATGTCTCTTACAAGGCATGACTTGCTCAAGGCCCGTCCCAACACTCGTGAAGATTAGAGGTCTGGAGGCTGGGCTCCGCACCAGGGGCTGGAGTCTCTTGGGAGGGGAGGCACTGAACAGCACAGGGCTTGGGCTGGCATGCAGGCCATCAGCCTGCTCTGCCACAGGGCGGAAGGACATAGCGCACAAGTTCTTCACTTCTTCGTCACTGGAGGAGGTGTTGTTGCTGTCACTGCAGCAGGCAAGCCTGCTGACCTGGGACCACTTTCGCTTCTCAGCAGCAAACTCTCGGTTGATGCGCTCCAGCTCTTCTTCCGAGCTGTGGCGGTCAAGGCTGGCATGGAAGAGGGCCCGAACCTTGCAGCATTGGTTCTCCTGGTTCTGGAGCTGGTTGGTGGCCAGAGGGGTCAGGGTACAGTTCCGTCTTCTCTctggtgggaggaggagatAGAGGAGTGGCAAAGCAGATCTGCATCCTATGCCCTAATAAACTATGCCTGCCTACtcctgacctttttttttttacctcctccAAAGTAAACTTCTAAGctgttttctgcatgtttcttcccagaagaaacactgcccctccccccagctgaATGCTTTGGAAGTTTCCAGAACTTTGTTTAGACCAGACTGCTAGACAACCCCTTGCAAACTGTCACCTGGAAGTCTAGCTGCAGAGCAAGAACACAGACCTGCCACCCACCTCATCCTCTGAGGGTAGAGAAGACATGATCTTGCAAGTGTGTTGTCAGGCACTTACCTCTAGCTAGAAATGTTAAATTCTAGTGGCCAGTTCTCAAGGCAGAGGAGGTAAGTTAGATTACTCTAAGCAGCACCGCTGTGGCTCAAAAATAGACATCTGGTTTCTGGAGGTAAAAGTCCTCTTTCTATTACAAGGCTTGCCATGCAAGAAAGCCTGCCTGCAGCCAAAAGCTGGGAACACTACCTGTTCTGCCGAGCTCTTTCCATGTTAAGCATGTGGAGCAGGGATTTGAGTTTTGACAGGACATGTCCTGTGGGTCAGGAatttaacttctgcttttgcaaaagAATCCATTTGGATTTGTCTAAATTACAGTAAAACACAGGGCATACACAAATGGCAGAGACTTAGCATAACTGAAGAGATTCATTTAACTACAGCTTTCACCTACAGCTCTACGCCACTTCATACCGGGGTCCAAAACCAACAGCAGGGCACCTGTCTCTCTATGAAAGACCAAGAATAGGGCTGCCCAATACCAACAGTAGTGGAGGAAAGAAGTGAGCTAATCAGACGAGTAAGTCCAGGGGAATGAGGAAAGGGATGGTCAAAACTGGAAATGATAGAGGAAGAAGCCTAGAACATCAATGATGCAGGTGCACAAGCATAGAATAGAGGATAAGTTTTtagtcccagctctgctgctggcccaATTGCAGACCTTCTCTGCCCCATGTCTGCAGCGTTGGGGCCTTAACACGTGGTTAACAGTGTCTATCTCTGCTAAAAAAGAGTGAAAGTGCAGCATCTGATAACACCAGCTTCTCCCTGTGAGGTCCCAAAGACTTCAAGGTGACTGACTTAATGTATCTGGTTATGGTACACTGGGGACAGAGGCACTTCCAAGAACAcaagtgaaaagcaaaataaacttcAACTGTAGCATCCCAGGACACTCCTATCTCATCTCTTTACCTCTGTCGATCTGAGCAAGTTCCTGGTTCTCTCCCTCAGAGTCATCGCTGTCCTCATCACTTGGGGGGTAGGAGATCTAGGGGGCAAGGACAAAGAAAAGGCTTCATTGTGAACACTGAACattgccctgctgctgcccaagccacttccctcccactcccATATACAGCAGGCATCCACCCCCAACTAACCACATACCTGGCCATGGCACCTCCTTGTATACACATCCTCATCTCCCAGCCTCAAACTCCCATCATATCCTCTGACTTGTAGCAAGACAAAACACACAGCCTACCACTATTTCCACCTTACTGCACCACTAACTCTTTCCCAAGCACAACGAACATACCCTGCCCTTAGCTCCCCAGACATGCAGTTTATAACCATCATGGCCTACCACATCCACATCACGTGGACAACTGAATCTCCAAAACCCACTGCTGAAATAAAGACACATCCTGTCAACAGCACTATCATCTTGCAAGGCACCCACAAATGGAAGTGGCATGTTAACTTTAGCTGCCCTATGTATGTACCCTCACTTCCCCCTTGAAGGCACACACAAGCCACCAAAGAACAGACACATCTTGTTCTTCAACAGGACAACTCTGAAGaatgtaacagaaataaaagaaacaggatttcacagaaatgcaaacaataACATAATGCTGTCCCTGCCAACAGAGTCTTACAGTACCACTGAACACCCTTAAATGCTCCAAGAGTAGTGACATTTCACATATTTTGCCTATCAGGAATTTTCAGGAACATTTGCTCTGGGTCAGCCAGTGGACTTGACCAAACCACTTGTATACCCAAATACTCACTTACTCAAAGCATGTTCTAACACTGAACAAACTTGGTAGTTGCCTCTTGAGAAGGGTTGAGAGATCTGAACCCAAGCTTTTGTAGGTCACAGATCCCACTGCTGCTGAGTTTCCTACTTAGAGGAAACCCAGCTACCTTGTTCCAAAAGTGACTTTTGTTCTGCTGCATAAAGCATACCTCGAAGTTATTAGATCAAACCTCTGAGCTATGCAGCTCAGTATGTCTCTCTGACAATGGCCAAAACCAAATggaatgcttaaaaaaaacagaccaaaacaaaaagcctttaCAATAGATAGTTCTGGAGTAACATCATCTCTGTAAGATGAGTTTTAGTATTCCTTACACATTTTTAATCCAGAACAACAATAAGCATTCCCCTCATTCTTGGCCAAGTCTACCAAGTTATTTGCCCACAACAGTATCAGGTGGCAATAGGTTTCAAAAGGCTACATGCTGTGTTTCCATTTTAGGTGTCTAATGTTCTGTTTATAGAAGGCGAGGCAGCATGCAACCATTACACTGATATGGACCCATTTAGCCTCCACCACTGTTCCTAGGGAAGCATCGTCCTTGGAGTGTTTCAGCCTCCCAGAGGCCCAAAAGAACAACTACACTTAACTAGGTGCCCATGAAGGCACATACAGCTGATACAGAGACGTAACAGGAATAATGGAGAAATTCTGACTCTGACAGCTATTAAGTCAACCCACCTATTTTGCGACTGTCTTCcaggattggggggggggaggcggtgTTCCTCCCCCAAAAGCCTGTTGCCACCTTTCTTCTCTACTTTTTAAAGCTTCCTTTTGCCCTTCTACATTTACATTGCCCTTTAAAGAACTCaaaattttccttccttgctaGTCTTCAAATTACTTTCCCAACTGTCAAATGATGAATGGGGAAAGTGAAACAGATTTATCCCCATTTCTGATATCCTTGAAGTAATCATAGGGGGTTGTTTTTCCACCACAACTACAGTTTGCTTGTATGCATTCACACACATGAGTCATTTAATAAAGGCAGCTGGCACTGAGGAACACTGCCAAATTAACAGACTTCTAGTTGTCCCCAGAACAGGTATAATACCTTGTTTGTGCCATGCTAGTTCATAGAGGGGACAGCTGACACTGAGATGCCATTGTGCTTGCTACTGTACAGACAATGGTCCTGTCTTTGTTACAAAAGCTAAGGCTCCAATTCTAACTAACTTGAGAGGTACTGACCTTAGTTTGCAGCTCATTCCCACATTAAAAACCCTTTCTTTGGACATGGCAGGGCTTTCAGCAAGGTTTAACAGCTGTAAGGGAAACCTATCAACTCCAGTTTTCGTACTGTGTAAGTGTCAATACATGACATGGCACTGCTTCCAAAAAAGAGGCAATGACACATAGCACAGGCAGGTCAAAGAGCTACTGCAGTGTCACTGGCTTGAAATGATTAAAATAGGGGTTGGATCTGAGTCAATGATTGACATTTTGAAGGTCTTTGTGTCTACTGGTCCTGGGCTTCCAGGATATTCACTCCTCCCCATAGAAGTACAACTTTGCTAGCCTCTTGTCTCGTATGGATAACTCCTCCCCTGAGCCCTCCCCAGTCCCACAGGGAGTCCAAGACTAATCCCCTGTGAGTTGCCTTGAACACTTCTCTAGAGGCTTTGTTCAGAGCACCTGCAAGTGAAGAGAAACCTCTTCCAAACAAGAGGATACGGAGTCTGGGATATACTATGGGACCAAATctacaaagaaattaaactggTAGGACAATACAAAAGGCTTTATGAAAAAATGGGTCTCTCACAGTCTTGCTAATGATGCTTCTGATGATAGCCATGGAAAAGTAAGCATCCACTCTTCTAGAATtaactattatttttatgagCAACATATcaagtttttttcagaaataaggcAATTAGACACCTATTGAGCCACTCCTCCTGACACCcatcttttcttctggaaaaacacACAAGTAGCACATTTCTCCCACCATTCAGACTTGGTTTCTCCCATTACTCGCACTGCTTTATTATATCCTTGTCCTAGATAATACCCTCAGAAATTAGAATATTTCATAACATACATCACAGGCTAACcataaaaaaaactttaaaatccaGCAGTTGTGCATTTTATGCATCAATGAAGTAAACAGATTATAGGACTCAGAAGTTACATTGTCTCTGATGTCCCATGACCTTCACTGTCTTTCAGAAGTCCTTTCATCTCTGAATTTGTGCGGGTTACATACTCGCATATACCCTCCTGCTTGGTCTTCACATCTTTCAGAGGCATTGTTTTCCCCCTATTTGCCATTTAGCAAGGTCTTCTATTTTAGTATTGTTACATTCTCTTTTTATTAGTAAGTCCTTCCACAAATTATATCCTGTTGTGGGAACTGAAGTCTCCCAAGCTCCTATGTATGAGAACCTAGCTCCCTTGTTCCCTAAAAGAGCACCATCATTCATAGCAGACTAAACCTTAATCTTGCAGAGTTCAAATTTTCCACATGAAACTCCTTGCCATAATATACCACACAGGCAAAGATTAATGGAAATTTGAAAAAAGGACTATCTGTGTGTATGGATAACAAGAATTTCTAGAAACTGTAAAGATACAGAAAATCAAAGACAATCTCTTACTAGTTGGAGATAAATACTCTCTCCCTTGACTCTTCTGAGGCTTTAACAGTAACAGTGTCCTCTCTTCAAAATAATTCCATTAAACACAGCAGTATTGCATTCAGGCCTCCAGCCTCCCTTGCACAGTCCCTGCCTTATATTAGCCACAGATTTACTTTTTGTCTGAGGAAGCACAGCCTTGTTTGCCTCACAAATTCAGAACTGTGGCACTGAGATAACAGAGAATTCAATCTCCATGTCAAAGATCCCACTAGGTCATGGCTTTATTCACAGCATACGAATCACAGAACTGTTTAGATTAGAAGACACTTCTTTGTATCACCTAGTCCAAGTCCCTGCTCAAACTGAGTCAACTAAAATAGGTTTCCCAGGACTGTACTCAGTACTCTCTGTACCTTAATGTGCAAaattaaagataataaaatcTCCAATTCACATATATGTGTGAATGTTTACAAGCCATggcacaaaacaaaccagaaaacaaaaaacgGGTGCCCATCCAACCTCCAGTCTTCAGGAAATGCATGAGGTCTGAATTGCAG from Phalacrocorax carbo chromosome 3, bPhaCar2.1, whole genome shotgun sequence harbors:
- the LOC104048621 gene encoding uncharacterized protein LOC104048621 isoform X3; translation: MLNPFLAPRICTMLKILTKKLRNQTLNEIQPFQLKISYPPSDEDSDDSEGENQELAQIDRERRRNCTLTPLATNQLQNQENQCCKVRALFHASLDRHSSEEELERINREFAAEKRKWSQVSRLACCSDSNNTSSSDEEVKNLCAMSFRPVAEQADGLHASPSPVLFSASPPKRLQPLVRSPASRPLIFTSVGTGLEQVMPCKRHRQGYGDKVSRPSLDLEKMQQSVNGGRPPPHFVYDPSTFAFRSLSTLKPLSPIAPVEEPSCAY
- the LOC104048621 gene encoding uncharacterized protein LOC104048621 isoform X1, producing MLNPFLAPRICTMLKILTKKLRNQTLNEIQPFQLKISYPPSDEDSDDSEGENQELAQIDRERRRNCTLTPLATNQLQNQENQCCKVRALFHASLDRHSSEEELERINREFAAEKRKWSQVSRLACCSDSNNTSSSDEEVKNLCAMSFRPVAEQADGLHASPSPVLFSASPPKRLQPLVRSPASRPLIFTSVGTGLEQVMPCKRHRQGYGDKVSRPSLDLEKMQQKMLLKKNCGAKTRVIKIRSVNGGRPPPHFVYDPSTFAFRSLSTLKPLSPIAPVEEPSCAY
- the LOC104048621 gene encoding uncharacterized protein LOC104048621 isoform X2, with protein sequence MLNPFLAPRICTMLKILTKKLRNQTLNEIQPFQLKISYPPSDEDSDDSEGENQELAQIDRERRRNCTLTPLATNQLQNQENQCCKVRALFHASLDRHSSEEELERINREFAAEKRKWSQVSRLACCSDSNNTSSSDEEVKNLCAMSFRPVAEQADGLHASPSPVLFSASPPKRLQPLVRSPASRPLIFTSVGTGLEQVMPCKRHRQGYGDKVSRPSLDLEKMQQMLLKKNCGAKTRVIKIRSVNGGRPPPHFVYDPSTFAFRSLSTLKPLSPIAPVEEPSCAY